The Burkholderia ambifaria AMMD genome includes a region encoding these proteins:
- a CDS encoding SDR family oxidoreductase, translating to MKTVAITGASAGVGRATAHAFARLGANVALLARDPHALDDTASEVRAYGVDALPIAVDVSDAAALDAAAERIENELGPLDVWVNNAMVTVFAPFDEISPEDYARVTEVTYLGCVYGTRAALARMAPRNRGTIVQVGSALAYRSIPLQSAYCGAKHAIRGFTDALRCELLHAHSRVRVTMVQLPAIDTPQFDWAQSTLPNAPRPVAPVYAPEVAADAIVQAARRPCRERWVGWSSLAAIAANAFAPGCFDRYLALTAVRGQQRPTPAGPRESNLWHTVPAGHATRGAFTAEARRTGAEAGLGASRALAFAAVFAVLAAGFVAARKLDR from the coding sequence GTGAAGACCGTCGCGATCACCGGTGCGAGCGCCGGCGTCGGCCGCGCCACCGCCCACGCGTTTGCGCGGCTCGGCGCGAACGTCGCGCTGCTCGCACGCGATCCGCACGCGCTGGACGACACCGCGTCCGAAGTGCGCGCGTATGGCGTCGACGCGCTGCCGATCGCGGTCGACGTCAGCGACGCCGCCGCGCTCGATGCGGCCGCCGAGCGCATCGAAAACGAACTCGGCCCGCTCGACGTGTGGGTCAACAATGCGATGGTGACGGTGTTCGCGCCTTTCGACGAAATTTCGCCGGAAGACTATGCACGCGTGACCGAGGTCACCTACCTGGGCTGCGTGTACGGCACGCGCGCGGCGCTCGCGCGGATGGCGCCGCGCAATCGCGGCACGATCGTGCAGGTCGGCTCCGCGCTCGCGTACCGGTCGATCCCGCTGCAGTCGGCGTACTGCGGCGCGAAGCATGCGATCCGCGGCTTCACCGACGCGCTGCGCTGCGAGTTGCTGCATGCGCACAGCCGCGTGCGCGTGACGATGGTGCAACTGCCGGCGATCGACACGCCGCAGTTCGACTGGGCCCAATCCACGTTGCCGAATGCGCCGCGCCCGGTCGCGCCCGTCTATGCGCCGGAAGTGGCGGCCGACGCGATCGTGCAGGCCGCGCGTCGTCCGTGCCGCGAGCGCTGGGTCGGCTGGTCGTCGCTCGCCGCGATCGCGGCGAACGCGTTCGCGCCTGGCTGCTTCGACCGCTATCTCGCGCTGACGGCCGTGCGCGGCCAGCAACGCCCGACGCCGGCCGGGCCGCGCGAATCGAATCTGTGGCATACGGTGCCGGCCGGCCATGCGACGCGCGGCGCGTTCACCGCCGAAGCGCGCCGCACCGGCGCGGAGGCCGGGCTCGGCGCGTCGCGCGCGCTGGCGTTCGCCGCGGTCTTCGCGGTGCTCGCGGCGGGTTTCGTCGCCGCGCGCAAGCTGGACCGGTGA
- the coxB gene encoding cytochrome c oxidase subunit II yields MPVPPFAQARRIACLASVASLVAPAAARAASELGKAATGPAGPLPLAYVAHAAGPAARPVLVLGWALVALCTFVCIAIAVLLLIAIFRRRAQADGAPRSGLAIVTVGSAISIVLLFAALVYMLRVLGVVAAPPRPPALTIVVTAHDWWWAVRYPDDAGGPAFVTANEIHIPVGEPVAIELNSADVIHAFWVPQLAGKTQTIPGQTNHQWLQADRPGVYRGQCSQYCGAQHAHMAFEVVAEPPDAFRAWLAAQRQPAPAPAAGAEQRGRRVFATRCAGCHAVRGTDAAGDAGPDLSHLGSRRLLAAGTLDNTPENLRRWIAHAQQIKPQTLMPSFALAPRDADDLAAYLATLH; encoded by the coding sequence TTGCCCGTTCCGCCGTTCGCCCAAGCGCGCCGTATCGCGTGCCTCGCTTCCGTCGCAAGCCTCGTCGCGCCGGCGGCCGCGCGCGCGGCCAGCGAATTGGGCAAAGCCGCCACCGGGCCGGCCGGACCGCTGCCGCTCGCGTACGTCGCGCATGCGGCCGGCCCCGCCGCGCGGCCAGTGCTCGTGCTCGGCTGGGCGCTCGTCGCACTGTGCACGTTCGTGTGCATCGCGATCGCGGTGTTGCTGCTGATCGCGATATTTCGCCGCCGCGCGCAGGCAGATGGTGCGCCGCGCAGCGGGCTGGCGATCGTGACGGTCGGCTCCGCGATCTCGATCGTGCTGCTGTTCGCCGCGCTCGTGTACATGCTGCGCGTGCTCGGCGTGGTCGCGGCGCCGCCGCGCCCGCCCGCGCTGACGATTGTCGTGACGGCACACGACTGGTGGTGGGCCGTCCGCTATCCGGACGACGCGGGCGGCCCCGCGTTCGTCACGGCCAACGAGATCCACATCCCAGTGGGCGAGCCCGTCGCGATCGAACTGAACAGCGCGGACGTGATCCATGCGTTCTGGGTTCCGCAACTGGCCGGCAAAACGCAGACGATTCCCGGCCAGACCAACCATCAATGGCTGCAAGCCGACCGGCCCGGCGTCTATCGCGGACAGTGCTCCCAATACTGCGGCGCGCAGCACGCGCACATGGCGTTCGAGGTCGTGGCCGAGCCGCCCGACGCGTTTCGCGCATGGCTCGCCGCGCAGCGGCAGCCGGCGCCCGCCCCCGCGGCCGGCGCCGAGCAGCGCGGCCGGCGCGTCTTCGCCACGCGCTGCGCGGGCTGTCACGCGGTGCGCGGCACCGACGCGGCGGGCGACGCGGGCCCCGACCTGTCGCATCTCGGGTCGCGCCGGCTGCTCGCGGCCGGCACGCTCGACAACACGCCCGAGAACCTGCGGCGCTGGATCGCGCACGCGCAGCAGATCAAGCCGCAGACGCTGATGCCGTCGTTCGCGCTCGCGCCGCGCGACGCCGACGATCTCGCCGCCTATCTCGCGACGCTGCATTGA